The following DNA comes from Ghiorsea bivora.
GCAAATATCTTCAGTTGTTTAAATGTGAATGCCATGGCAGAATACTATAAGAAAAACTTATGCTTGTCATTATGAGCTTTGATTGTACATGATACCTACCCTGTGTACAATTCGCCATGTCGGAGGTAGCATTTCTCCGAAGTATTTAAATTTTTGGAGGATTCCTCAATGGATCAATCGAATCGTTACGCTGACTTAAGCCTTAAAGAAGAAGACTTAATCGCAGGCGGTAAGCATCTTCTTACTGCATATAAATTAAAAACAGCACCAGGTTATGGTTTCTTGGAAGTCGCAGCGCACATTGCAGCTGAATCTTCTACAGGTACTAACGTTGAAGTTTCAACAACTGATGATTTCACACGTGGTGTGGATTGCATGGTTTATGAAATCGACGAAACTGCATTTGAAGATGGTTTTGGTCTTTTCAAAGCGGCATACCCAATTGAATTGTTCGACATCAATATCACTGATGGTCAATACATGGTTTCACAAATGCATTCATTGATTCTTGGTAACAACCAAGGCATGGGTGACCACGTTGGTCTTCGTTTAATGGACTTCATGGTTCCTGAAGCTATGTTGAAAAAATTCGATGGTCCTAACGTAGGCATTAAAGATCTATGGAAAATTTTAGGTCGCCCTGAAGTAGATGGCGGTTATATCGCTGGTACAATCATCAAACCTAAATTGGGCCTTCGCCCTGAGCCATTCGCAAAAGCTGCATACCAATTCTGGTTGGGTGGCGATTTCATTAAAAATGATGAACCTCAAGGCAACCAAACTTTCTGCCCAATGAAAGAAGTGATTCCTAAAGTTGTAGACGCAATGGATCGTGCTCAACAAGAAACTGGCGAAGCTAAACTTTTCTCTGCAAACATCACTGCTGATTGCTACAAAGAAATGATTGCTCGTGGTAATTACATTCTTGACGAATTCGACAAAATCGGCGCTCGTGATCATGTAGCATTCTTGGTAGATGGTTTCGTAACTGGTGTTCACGGTGTGACCACTTGTCGCCGCGAATTCCCTGATACGTTC
Coding sequences within:
- a CDS encoding ribulose-bisphosphate carboxylase, yielding MDQSNRYADLSLKEEDLIAGGKHLLTAYKLKTAPGYGFLEVAAHIAAESSTGTNVEVSTTDDFTRGVDCMVYEIDETAFEDGFGLFKAAYPIELFDINITDGQYMVSQMHSLILGNNQGMGDHVGLRLMDFMVPEAMLKKFDGPNVGIKDLWKILGRPEVDGGYIAGTIIKPKLGLRPEPFAKAAYQFWLGGDFIKNDEPQGNQTFCPMKEVIPKVVDAMDRAQQETGEAKLFSANITADCYKEMIARGNYILDEFDKIGARDHVAFLVDGFVTGVHGVTTCRREFPDTFLHYHRAGHGAVTSYKSPMGMDPLCFMKLSRLMGASGIHTGTMGYGKMEGHGDERVLAYMLERDECMGHYFNQKWHGMKPTVAIISGGMNALRLPGFFENLGHGNVINTCGGGAYGHIDSPAAGAKSLSQAYDCWKSGTDPIEYAKTHNEFARAFDSFPGDADAVYGEDWREKIGSHK